The sequence GTCCAAAGGATAAATGTCAAATTTTTTGATAAAAATTTGACTAAAGATTATATAAATTCCAGCAAAATAAAAGACTTCACTACAAATTCTGGCATCAAACTTGGTGACAAACAAGAGCAAATTTTAAAGAAGCTAGGTAAGCCAAACGATCTACAAGAAGAAAATGCCACCTCTATCGTCACCTACATCACTGAGCAAAACGAGAGCAACCTCTTGCAAGAATTTGACATGCCACTTTATTACGAGAAATTCATCTTTTCTAATGGAGTTTTAAAAGAGTATGAATTTGGATTTGAATACCCATGATATTCCGCGGATCAGGATATTAATTCCATAGAGTAGCAAAAGATATTTTACGGCCTAAAAGTATAGAATTTCTACTCTTCGTCCAAATTTATTTCAGGTAGTTTCTCTTCGGCAAAACTCTTATCTTTTTTGGCAGCTGACGCAACCTCACTCGCTTTTTTTAAAAGCCCATCAAGCCCTTGTCTTGCCAAACGCTCATTTAACTGCTCTGGCGTATCTTTCATACCATCAAGATCGCTAAAATCGTCAAATTCTTCATCGTCTTTTTTTTGGATCTTTATCTCGTAATCAAGCTTGCCATTAAGTCTAGCTAGCTCGTCGCTTATCGCAGTGCAAAAGACCTCGGTGTATCCTCTGTGAGCGCAGTGTTTGGCTAGAAATTCACTCATCACATTTAGGTGATTTATATAGTCATCTTGCAAGATATTTGCCTGCAAAAGCTCAAATTTTAAAAAGAGCCAGTAGGTGTTAAGCACGTCACTTTCGCAGTACTCGTTGATCTTATCAAGCTCGTCTGCGTAGTAGAGCTCAAGCACCTGATCGCCGTGCACGTCGTATTTGCCAGGTAAATTTAAGCTAGCACAAAGTGTATCAAGCTTTAGTCCTCTTACGCTTCCAAAATCGCTTATAAAATCAAGCAAATCAAGATGAAATTTAGGCGAATACCTTGCCCTATAATTTTCCCATTTATTTTTATTTAGCTCTTTGTTTTCGCTCTCGTAATATGCCGCCGCGTTTAGATTGTAGCGCATCGCACGTACCATTAACATCGGTAGGTCAAAGCCACGGCCGTTAAAGCTAACAAGCCTTGGGTTATAATCATTTATAAATTTTAAAAATTTAGCGATGATCTCGCGCTCGTCCTTGCCCTCCATCGTGCTAACCTTTAAAAATTTGCCGTACTCATCAGCCATTACAGCAGAGATCGCCACAACTCTATGAAACATCACAGGCAAAAACTCACTACCACTGGCCTCTTTTTGCAGCATCATCGCTTGTACGCTCACATCTTCGTCGCTCCCATCAATGCCGTAAATTTTTCTTATCAAATTTGCATCAGGTATCGTTTCGCAGTCAAAGACACAGATGTAACTTTTCGCCATTTTAGCCCTTTTTTAAGCATTTTTTTTTAAAATCATACCAAAAATTTATATCTAAAGTGATCAATGCAAAACAAAAATCAACTAAAAATAGCCATCGTCAAACTCTCAGCTCTTGGGGATATCGTGCACGCAGCTATTGTACTTCAGTTTATCAAAAAGCACTACCAAAATGCTCATATCACGTGGCTAGTTGATGCTCGTTTTGCAAGCCTTTTAAAAGATCATCCGCTTATCGACGAGCTAGTCGTTTTGCCGCTTAAACAAAGCTTTAAAAAGAGCTACAAGATACTAAAAACGCTTGGTAAATTTGACAAAGTGATCGATCTGCAAGGACTTTTTAAATCAGCCGTCGTCGCAAAAATAATAGGCAAGCAAACTTATGGCTTTAGCAGAGAGAGTGTCAAAGAAAAGATCGCAGCTAGGCTTTATAGACATAAATTTAAAATTGATTACAACGAAAATATAATCATTAGAAATTTATCGCTTGTAGCTTTTGCTCTAAATTTTAGCTTTGAAGCAAGTGAAATTTTAGAAAAAGTACCTTGCTTTGAAGCAAGTGAAATTTATAAAAACGAAAGTGGTAAAAAACGCGTTTTGATCGCTGCCTTTGCAAGCGAAGAGAGCAAAATTTATAACAAATTTAAAGATGTGATCAGGCTACTTGATGGATGCGAAATTTGCCTTTGCTACGGAAGTGAGAGCGAGAAAGTAAGGGCTGAGGCGATCATCTCAGGTACCTCGGCAAAGCTACTTGAAAAACTTAGCATAAAAGAGATGATAAGCCTCATTACAAGCTGTGATTTAGTAATTGGCAACGATAGTGGCCTAACACACCTTGCTTGGGCGATGAATAGGCCTTCTATCACACTTTTTGGCAACCGTCCCAGCCACAGAAATGCTTACATCACGGATAAAAATTTAGTTATAGATATGGGCAAGCAAATAGATGCCAGAAGTATCGATAAAAACGACTTTTGCATAAGAGAAATTTTCCCAGAAACGGTTGCAAATTTTGCAAAAAGGCTACTAAATGGATAGGCTCTATCTGGCTGGCTTTTATACTTTAAAATTTTTTATATTTTTACTGCCTAGTTCACTTAGAGATTTGCTTGCCAAATTTTTAGCGTTTGCGTTTATGAAACTTAAAAAAAAGAGATTTCATATCGTGATGATAAATTTAAATCTTGCATTTGGTGAGTCAAAAACCAAGGAAGAGAAGCTTGAGATCGCTAAAAAATGCTACTACAACTTTGCAAAATATCTTGGTATAAATTTCATCCTAAATCAAAATACAACAAAGCAAAAAGTGCTTGAAAAAGTTAGCTTTAAAAATGAACATAATCTGCTTGAAGCGCTTAAGCTTGATCGTCCGATTATCGTGACTACCGCTCATTTTGGGCAGTGGGAGCTTTTTAGCTTAGCAATGTCCGCTCGTTTTGGCGCAGTCTCAGTGCTTGGCAGAAAGCTTGATAGTAGCGTCATGGATAAAATTTTAAGAGCCAACAGATCGCAGTTTGACGTGGAGCTAATAGACAAAGATGGTGGTGCAAAAGATATCTTAAAAGCACTAAAAGCTAGGCGAATAGTGGGGATTTTAGTCGATCAAAATACATCTCCAAAAGATGGCATAAAGGTGAAATTCTTTGACAAAGATGTGCTTCACACACCAGCTGCAAGCGTACTAGCCCAAAAAACAAACGCACTAATAATTAATGCATTTATCTATCAAAAAGATGAAAATATAAGCGAAATTTGCTTTTCACTAGCCATTGATATAAATAAATTTGACAAAGAAGAGGCGGTACAAAAAGTAACTCAAATGCAGTGTAGCGCGTGCGAAGAGATGGTTAGAGCAAGGCCTGAAGAATACTTTTGGTTTCACCAAAGATTTAAGAGATTTTACGAAAATGAGTATAAATGCTAAGTGTCGTTATCTTAACTTTTAACAGCCAAAAATATCTGCAAGAAGTGTTAGAAAGTACAAATTTTGCAGATGAGGTCATCGTGGTTGATAGCGGCTCAAAAGATAGCACAAGGCAAATTTGTGATAGCTTTAGCAACGTGAGATTTCACGAGCAAGCATGGCTTGGATTTGGCGCACAAAAGCAAAAGGGCGTGGATCTAGCCAAAAACGAGTGGATCTTTGTGCTTGATAGTGATGAGGTGATCACGGATGAACTTAAAAACGAGATCATAGATACGCTAAAAGAGCCAAAATTTATGGCCTACAACGTAGCTAGGCTAAATTTTTTCTTTGGCAAAGCGATCAAAAATATGGGGCTCTATCCAGACTACACAGTGAGGCTTTTTAACAAAAATTTTGCCAAATTTGATGGCAGAGCTGTGCATGAAAAGGTCGTTTTAAATGACGGCTCACAAAGGCTTGGCGCGCTTAAAAATCACTTCTTACACTATGCATATGAGAGCATCGAGCAGTTTATAGCTAAGCAAAATCGCTACTCAAGCATGGGCGCAAAAAGAAATTTACTAAAGGCGCTTACAAGTCCAGCGTGGACATTTTTTAAGCTTTATGTGCTAAAAGGTGGCTTTAAAGAGGGCTTTGCCGGCTACATCATAGCTAGACTTTACGCTCAGTACACATTTTGGAAATATATAAAATGAAAATACTTGTGATTAAATTTAGAAACATCGGCGATGTGCTTTTAACAACACCGCTCATTGAAAATTTGCACCACTACTACCCAGATGCGACCATCGACTTTGCCCTAAACAAAGGCACAGAAGCGATGATAGAAGGCAATCCTTACATAAACAAAATCCACATTTACGATAGACAAAGTGCAAATTCTGGCTTTTTTAAAAAACTAATTACCGAGATAAAATTTATAAAAGCCATCAAAAAAGAAAAATACGATATGGCCATACAAACAACCACGGGGGATCGTGGTATCATCATCTCAAAATACGCAAAGATCAAAAAAATAGTAGGCTTTCTTGGCAAAAATCACTCAATAAATAAACTTCTAAACGTCAAGGCAAAATACTATGAAAATTTTTCACATACGATCGATCATAATCTAAACGCTTTAAGAGCTTTGGGGTTTGAACCGGTTAGCAAAAAGGTGAGCGTATTTTCAGACGAGAGCGTGGAGCATCTAAATCTACCAAAATGCTTTGTACATATGCATCTAACAAGCCGCTGGATGTTTAAATGCGCAAATGATGAGAGCATGGCAGAGCTCATTGACTACTGCGAAAATGAGCTTGGTGTAAAGGTCGTGCTAACAAGCGATAATAAAGAAAATGAACTTGAAAAGCTAGCAAGCGTACTAAAAATTTGCAAGAGTAAGCCTATAAATTTAGGCGGCAAGCTAAATTTGAAACAAACGATCGCCCTATCAAAGTATTCAAGCCTTTTTATCGGAGTGGATACAGCTATAATGCACATTGCCGCTGCAAATGATGTACCAGTCATAGCCTTTTTTGGTCCAAGTAATGCTTTTGAGTGGGGGCCTTGGGATAACTCACTTATGGAAAATGGCTACACAGCGCAAAATAGCATCCAAAGTATGGGCAAACACATCGTCTATCAAAAAGACTGGGACTTTGTGCCTTGCGACAAGGAAGGTATAGCAAAGCATGGCATAGAAAAGTCCTTGATGGATTTTAGCGACGAAATGCCAAAGATAAAAGCCAAAATAAAAGAAATTTTAGGATAGGCAGATGAATATTCTTCACACGCAGACACTTTTTAACTGGGGTGGTGAGCAAAACAAGACGCTAAATGAGATGCATTTTATGCGTGAGATGAGTCACAATGTCATACTTTTTTGCAACCCAAATTCTCAGATAGAAAGCATTGCAAAAGAAGAAGGCTTTAGTGTTATAGCACAAGAGATGAATAAGAAAAATTTTCATAAAAGCGTGCCAGCACTTTGTGAAGCAATAAGCTCAAACAAGATAGATGTCGTGATCACTCATGGCTCGACTGATAGCTGGGCTGGGGCAATTGCTGGACTATTTTACAGAAGCAAAGGCATTAAATTTTACAAGGAAAGGCATAATCTTTTTCCTATAAAAGGCTTTCTTTCAAAACTAATGCACAAAAGACTATTTGATAAAATTTTATACATCTCAGATAGTGTCAAAGAGTACCTGCTAAGCATCGGCGTTAGCAAAGATAGGCTAGTTTTTATGCCGAGTACGGTCGATGTGGAGGCGATAGATGCTACAAAAAGCACTTTTAGAGATGAGTTTAATATATCTCAAGATGAGCTAGTTATCGGTACATTTACTTCGCTTTACCGCAAGAAAGGTGTCTTTGACTTTGCAAGTGCAGCAAAAGAAATTTTAAAAGAGAAGGACGCCACAATAGTTTTTGCAGGAAATATCAGCGAAAGCACAAAAAATGAGATTGCCTCGATTTTTAGTAAAAAAGATAAGATTATATTTACTGGTTTTAGAAAAGACGCGGCAAATATCATAAAAGGCTTTAATATCTACGTCTTTGCATCGCACTCTGAGGGGCTTGGCACAGTTTTGCTTGAAGCAATGAGCTCAAAAGTGCCTATCGTGGTCTACAATAACGCGCCGATGAACGTGCTAGT comes from Campylobacter concisus and encodes:
- a CDS encoding glycosyltransferase family 2 protein translates to MLSVVILTFNSQKYLQEVLESTNFADEVIVVDSGSKDSTRQICDSFSNVRFHEQAWLGFGAQKQKGVDLAKNEWIFVLDSDEVITDELKNEIIDTLKEPKFMAYNVARLNFFFGKAIKNMGLYPDYTVRLFNKNFAKFDGRAVHEKVVLNDGSQRLGALKNHFLHYAYESIEQFIAKQNRYSSMGAKRNLLKALTSPAWTFFKLYVLKGGFKEGFAGYIIARLYAQYTFWKYIK
- the rfaQ gene encoding putative lipopolysaccharide heptosyltransferase III, with translation MKILVIKFRNIGDVLLTTPLIENLHHYYPDATIDFALNKGTEAMIEGNPYINKIHIYDRQSANSGFFKKLITEIKFIKAIKKEKYDMAIQTTTGDRGIIISKYAKIKKIVGFLGKNHSINKLLNVKAKYYENFSHTIDHNLNALRALGFEPVSKKVSVFSDESVEHLNLPKCFVHMHLTSRWMFKCANDESMAELIDYCENELGVKVVLTSDNKENELEKLASVLKICKSKPINLGGKLNLKQTIALSKYSSLFIGVDTAIMHIAAANDVPVIAFFGPSNAFEWGPWDNSLMENGYTAQNSIQSMGKHIVYQKDWDFVPCDKEGIAKHGIEKSLMDFSDEMPKIKAKIKEILG
- a CDS encoding 3'-5' exonuclease; translation: MAKSYICVFDCETIPDANLIRKIYGIDGSDEDVSVQAMMLQKEASGSEFLPVMFHRVVAISAVMADEYGKFLKVSTMEGKDEREIIAKFLKFINDYNPRLVSFNGRGFDLPMLMVRAMRYNLNAAAYYESENKELNKNKWENYRARYSPKFHLDLLDFISDFGSVRGLKLDTLCASLNLPGKYDVHGDQVLELYYADELDKINEYCESDVLNTYWLFLKFELLQANILQDDYINHLNVMSEFLAKHCAHRGYTEVFCTAISDELARLNGKLDYEIKIQKKDDEEFDDFSDLDGMKDTPEQLNERLARQGLDGLLKKASEVASAAKKDKSFAEEKLPEINLDEE
- the waaC gene encoding lipopolysaccharide heptosyltransferase I; the encoded protein is MQNKNQLKIAIVKLSALGDIVHAAIVLQFIKKHYQNAHITWLVDARFASLLKDHPLIDELVVLPLKQSFKKSYKILKTLGKFDKVIDLQGLFKSAVVAKIIGKQTYGFSRESVKEKIAARLYRHKFKIDYNENIIIRNLSLVAFALNFSFEASEILEKVPCFEASEIYKNESGKKRVLIAAFASEESKIYNKFKDVIRLLDGCEICLCYGSESEKVRAEAIISGTSAKLLEKLSIKEMISLITSCDLVIGNDSGLTHLAWAMNRPSITLFGNRPSHRNAYITDKNLVIDMGKQIDARSIDKNDFCIREIFPETVANFAKRLLNG
- a CDS encoding lipid A biosynthesis lauroyl acyltransferase, translating into MDRLYLAGFYTLKFFIFLLPSSLRDLLAKFLAFAFMKLKKKRFHIVMINLNLAFGESKTKEEKLEIAKKCYYNFAKYLGINFILNQNTTKQKVLEKVSFKNEHNLLEALKLDRPIIVTTAHFGQWELFSLAMSARFGAVSVLGRKLDSSVMDKILRANRSQFDVELIDKDGGAKDILKALKARRIVGILVDQNTSPKDGIKVKFFDKDVLHTPAASVLAQKTNALIINAFIYQKDENISEICFSLAIDINKFDKEEAVQKVTQMQCSACEEMVRARPEEYFWFHQRFKRFYENEYKC
- a CDS encoding glycosyltransferase family 4 protein, with translation MNILHTQTLFNWGGEQNKTLNEMHFMREMSHNVILFCNPNSQIESIAKEEGFSVIAQEMNKKNFHKSVPALCEAISSNKIDVVITHGSTDSWAGAIAGLFYRSKGIKFYKERHNLFPIKGFLSKLMHKRLFDKILYISDSVKEYLLSIGVSKDRLVFMPSTVDVEAIDATKSTFRDEFNISQDELVIGTFTSLYRKKGVFDFASAAKEILKEKDATIVFAGNISESTKNEIASIFSKKDKIIFTGFRKDAANIIKGFNIYVFASHSEGLGTVLLEAMSSKVPIVVYNNAPMNVLVKDKERGLCAKNLDEISLKECILELINEPEKAKIYSQNAFKFVDENFSHKALKEAIKNLLEQK